One window of bacterium genomic DNA carries:
- a CDS encoding nucleotidyltransferase domain-containing protein — protein sequence MISETDRVTILKYVKKYNANEVYLFGSSIEREDANDIDIGVKGVLPELFFDFYGELLLELSKPVDIVDLTEDNSFNRLVMKEGTKLYG from the coding sequence ATGATATCTGAAACCGATAGGGTTACAATATTAAAATATGTCAAAAAATATAATGCAAATGAGGTATATCTCTTTGGGTCATCCATTGAAAGAGAAGATGCTAATGATATAGATATTGGTGTCAAGGGGGTATTACCTGAACTTTTTTTTGACTTTTATGGGGAATTATTACTTGAACTTTCAAAACCGGTAGATATTGTAGATTTGACTGAAGATAATTCATTTAACAGATTAGTGATGAAAGAAGGGACTAAATTATATGGCTAA